The DNA window CATCTGTAGCGGACCTGGAAGACGGCGGGACAGCCCAGCAGGCGAACATTCCCGTACCGTTTACATTCGGGCTGATCGTCAGGGAGTTCAGGGATGGACTCAGCCTGCAGCTTTTATGCAACGGCCGGCGATTTACCTATGATCATGCTGAAAGCGCCGGAGAACAATACAAGCGTATACTGGAACAGATTATAAATAACCCTGACATACTTACGGGACAGATACCGGAGATGAAAAAATAAATCCTAAAACCATCATTACCCAAACTAAAAATCATGGAAAGTAAAAACTGGTACCTCAAGCCAAATGTAGTTATAGAACCTTTGATCGGAAGATGGTATGCCTGGTCGCACCTGATATCTCCGGCTACGGCAGCCATGAACGTGGTTGGCAGACATCTGAAGATTATGACCTCCTATATACAGGCCCCGCAGGTACATGCCGCCGCTGTAATGAATCCCCAGATGCTGGGAGGCCCCTTTATGGACTACAAGGAGCCACGCGTGGAAAGTATCAGGAAGCTAAAAGAAGACACGCTACGGAACCAGGCCGACCTTGTTCAACTCGCTGAAGCTATAACAGAACTGGATAAAATGCTGAAGGCAAATGCGAAAGGATTTTCGCTCGAGACCCTGTATGAAAAAGTGCCTGAAATACTGAAAGGTTATGTTGAACTGGTGTATGATCTCAATAATAACCCGTCCTTCAGGGTTTTCGAATCGTTATTGTATAAAAGTAAGTTCTATAATAAAGATTCCCAGAGCATAGCCCTTTGGATCACCAATAATGATGAACGTCCGTTCTGCCTCAGCACCGCCAGGCTCGATACTCCCGATGTATTACATCTCAGTATTCCGCTCGATCATCCGGGTATAGATGCATTGAGTAAAATGAAGAGGACCGCCGGTTCAATAGATGAAATAGCCGCTATACTGGGCGTGGAAGAGAAAGACAGGAGCCTGTTTAATACCTTTTTTACACAGGAAGAACATCCTGCTTACAAAAAGTATGATGGAGATAATGTCCGCATGCGTTATTTCGGTCATGCCTGTATTCTCATCGAAACGAAGGAGGTCAGCATACTCGTCGATCCCCTGATCAGCTACTATGGCTACGAATCGAGTATCGAGCATTTCTCGGATATAGATATTCCGGATGAGATAGATTATGTGTTGATCACGCATAACCACCAGGACCACATTTTATTTGAAACACTGTTGCCGCTTCGCCACAAAATTAAAAACATCATCGTTCCAAGGACTACCAGTGGGGCTTTGCAGGACCCTAATATCAAACTGGCCTTTAATAAGATCGGGTTTAAGAATGTAATTGAGATGGATGAAATGGAAGAGCTCACGTTTGGTGGCTGTACAATAACCGGCTTGCCATTTACGGGAGAACATTGTGATCTGAATGTGAAGGCCAAAACATGCTACCACGTTGCAGCCGGTAGGTTT is part of the Chitinophaga flava genome and encodes:
- a CDS encoding MBL fold metallo-hydrolase codes for the protein MESKNWYLKPNVVIEPLIGRWYAWSHLISPATAAMNVVGRHLKIMTSYIQAPQVHAAAVMNPQMLGGPFMDYKEPRVESIRKLKEDTLRNQADLVQLAEAITELDKMLKANAKGFSLETLYEKVPEILKGYVELVYDLNNNPSFRVFESLLYKSKFYNKDSQSIALWITNNDERPFCLSTARLDTPDVLHLSIPLDHPGIDALSKMKRTAGSIDEIAAILGVEEKDRSLFNTFFTQEEHPAYKKYDGDNVRMRYFGHACILIETKEVSILVDPLISYYGYESSIEHFSDIDIPDEIDYVLITHNHQDHILFETLLPLRHKIKNIIVPRTTSGALQDPNIKLAFNKIGFKNVIEMDEMEELTFGGCTITGLPFTGEHCDLNVKAKTCYHVAAGRFTFLFVADSRVLEAKLYEHIQRVTGDVDVIFLGMECDGAPLTWLYGPLLTEELSRDKDQSRRLAGCNAEKGLHLVDIFHPKEVYVYAMGMEPWLEFISTIRYTEESRPIVQSNLLVAECINRGITAERLFGEKEILYQYEEKLV